The sequence CGTTACCACAAAACTAGCATACAAATGCACATCTTAATAAGTCATTTGATACTCAAACAACTCCGTACCCTCTTCAACAATAAAGAGATTCATATCAAATATCATGAAGTAAATAATAAAGTATGGCATTTTGTGCTCTGGGCGAGAATAGTTTAACATTTTTGTTTCATAATATCCATTCCTCATAAGGGTGTAGGATTGTGccaattttatataatttttactatctaataaaattgtattttaaattttaattgacCCCTGTGAATTTTAAATGTGCATCCACATGCAAGAAGCATTGGTTTTGAATCTGCATCTTGTAAATAGTAAAGTTTCATTGCTGGTGATTGAAATTCTTTTTTCCATCTTACTATAAAGGAATAAATGCACTGGAATTTATCATAACGcatccttgtcaatctttcaaGCAAAAGTATAATGACTGCACAAACTTAACAGTGACAAGAATCTTTTGTAAGACAAGTATACCCAGCTCTTAAAATATATCATCTATTAATTGGATCCAGTAAAAACCTTGGCCATGAAAATATTCTTCAACAAAGATCACTGGAAGCTAGATATCAAAGTAGTTCAGGGATTACACTAATCCTAGGAGAAACCACCCCAGCTTTCAATGGTCAAAGCTTTCAAGGAACATTTATACATGATTAACTTTGAACAGCCAGTTTGCTGCTTGGAACTTATGACAAACTCAAGCATTACCTTCCTGTCCACAAGCTGTAAAAATTCTGGAGTTTAAAGCTTCTTTCTTTCAAATTCCCTGCTCATAAAGAAGTTCAGTTTAATTCCTCCATTTTGTGCATTTTCCAAGTTCATAACATACTTTGAAGCATAAAGAAGATCCATTAGACAGCTTCACTTATCATTAAATGCTACAAACTCTAATCTCTGCACAATCAGATCTTTACTGGAACCAACCCTTCCAACAACTTAAAATATGTAATTCGAAAGAAAATCCCCTACCAAATAATTCATTGTATCTGCCTTCAACCTAGAGAAGGCATATCTATTTTTTAAACAATTTTACAAATTTGTGGCCCAAAACCCCTGTTGAGCATACAATCTGTCTTATCTAGAGTCAAGAATTGTACCACGGAAACCATGAAGACAATGATTGCTGTAACACTGAAAGATTCTGAAGAAGAGCAAGGATGACCATCAAGGGTATAAATAAATAGCCCGCTGGACAAAGACTGACAGAAAAACCACAACCGAGAGGCCTTAGCAGTCAAGGAAAACATGGCAATAAAATTAAAGGACCAAGGGGTCTTCGGATTCAAGGAAAGTAGCAAAGAGGCGACGAAAGGTTTAAGCCTATTCAACAAACCCACTCTTACATAATCTACAAATGTTATATCTGTGTGATTGAAATAAAATAACATCCCTTTGATGCATTCTGATAAACAGTCTATGCATGCTGTCTATGAGTACGAGCACAATCAGATTTTGTTAAATTCCTGATCCGCTCTGATCTCCTCAAAGGGATTGCATTTAGCTGCTTTCTCTCTACATCCTGCATTATACAAATAGAAACTATTATTAGGAAATGCGTTTTGAAGAAAAACAACTACAAAATAAAAATAGCAAGACTAGTATACAACAAAAATCCTGGGTGCTTAGAAATGATCAGTAGCACTTTccacaaaaaaaaaaagggaacaCATGCATGCCGACAGTGCAAGAAGGTTGACATGACATGACATACTTGTTTATAGAGAGCGCAATCGGATTTTTTTCGGTTTGAAATTCTATCTGATCTTCGGATAGGTATTTCTTTTAGCTGCTTTTTATCTACATCCTGCATTATACAAACAAGAACTATTCTTACAAATGTCCCTGGAAGAAAACCAACTACAAAATAAAGATAGCAAGACAGGTTATACAGCAAAACAGAAATTATATGCCTTCATGCACATTTATGTGAAGTCGGAAAAACTTAGAAATTAAAACCCATAACCTTTTAACAACATGGTATAAAATCAATGAAAATTCCCAGGATTTTTCTGTTACAGACAAAAAAAACCATCTGTTAAAAATCAAAATAGGCATCCAAATTAGAATCAAGGTTTCTATCACTTTCTTCTCTACCTTTCTAGAATATGATTCTTCTGCATTATCAAGAATCACCTTCTGAAAAGGACGTTGTTGTGTATGCTCGTTTGTCTTTGTCTGAATTTCTTTACGAAATTCTAGGGAAGACTTAGTACTAGGGTATGTTGCCCTTTTCTTGGACCAATTAATCACTACTACAGCTGTACAAAAAAATGCACCCGTAACTGCACAAACCAGAGCCAGAGGACACACTGCTCCCAAATGTTTGGAATCTCGTCCAAGAAAAACATCCAACACCCATTCCTTGGTCTTTTTTTCCTCTGACGTGACAGACAGACCAATTAAAACGCTGACTTCCTCTGTATTTTCATTGATTGGAAGGCGAGATTCCTCTGAATGTCTGCTAATTAACAGACCCAATTCATCTGCATATGCATTGATTGGCAGCTCCATTTCTTTTGAATTGCCACCAATTGGCAGGCCAAATCCATCTGCATATTCACTGAGAGATTGCGGCAAATTAAGACCAGCATACAAGTTGCTAGAATTGCATGTAAAACCCAATTTATCTGCATATGCATTCATTGGCAGGTCCAATTCCTCTGAATTTTCGCCAATTGACAGCCCGATTTCATCTGCATATTCTTGGAAATTTAGAACAGCATACAAGTTGCTATAATTGCATGCAAAGCCCAATTCATCTGCATATGCATTGATTGGCAGGTCCAATTCTTCTGAATTTTCACCAATTGACAGGCCCATTCCATCTGCATATTCTTGAAAATTTAGACCAGCATACAGGTTGCTAGGATTGTATGCAAAGCCCAGTTCCTCTGCATATGCATTGATTGGCAGGTCCAATTCTTCTGAATTTTCACCAATTGACGGGCCCATTCCATCTCCATATTCTTGCAAATTTAGACCAGCATACAAGTTGCTAGGATTGGATGCAAAGCCCAATTCCTCTGCATATGCATTGATTGGCAGGTCCAATTCTTCTGAATTTTCACCAATTGACAGGTCCATTCCATCTGCATATTCTTGCAAATTTAGACCAGCATACAAATTGCTAGGATTGTATGCAAAGCCCAATTCCTCTGCATATGCATTGATTGGCAGGTCCAATTCCTCTGCATATGCATTGATTGGCAGGTCCAATTCCTCTGAATTTTCACTAATTGACAGGCCCATTCCATCTGCATATTCTTGCATATTTAGACCAGCATGCATGTTGCTAGGATTGCATGCAAAGCCCAATTCCTCTGCATATGCATTGATTGGCAGGTccaattcttttttattttcaccAATTGACAGGCCCATTCCATCTGCATATTCTTGCATATTTAGACCAGCATACAAGTTGCTAGGATTGCATGCAAAGCCCAGTTCCTCTGCATATGCATTGATTGGCAGGTCCAAATCTTCTGATTTTTCACCAATTGACAGGCCCATTCCATCTGCATATTCTTGCAAATTTAGACCAGCATACAAGTTGGTAGGATTGGATGCAAAGCCCAATTCCTCTGCATATGCATTGATTCGCAGGTCCAATTCTTCTGAATTTTCACCAATTGACAGGCCCATTCCATCTGCATATTCTTGCAAATTTAGACCAGCATACAAGTTGCTAGGATTGTATGGAAAGCCCAGTTCATCTGCATATGCATTGATTGGCAGGTCCAATTCTTCTGAATTTTCACCAATCGACAGGCCCATTCCATCTGCATATTCTTGCAAATTTAGACCAGCATACAAGTTGCTAGGATTGTATGCAAAGCCCAGTTCATCTGCATATTCATTGATTGGCAGGTCCAATTCTTCTGAATTTTCACCAATTGACAGGCCCATTCCATCTGCATATTCTTGAAAATTTAGACCAGCATACAAGTTGCTAGGAGTGTATGCAAAGCCCAGTTCCTCTGCATATGCATTTATTGGCAGGTCCAATTCTTCTGATTTTTCACCAATTGACAGGCCCATTCCATCTGCATATTCTTGCAAATTTAGACCAGCATACAAGTTGCTAGGAGTGTATGCAAAGCCCAGTTCCTCTGCATAAGCATTGATTGGCAGGTCCAATTCTTCTGAATTTTCACCAATTGACAGGCCCATTCCATCTGCATATTCTTGCAAATTTAGACCAGCATACAAGTTGCTAGGAGTGTATGCAAAGCCCAGTTCCTCTGCATATGCATTGATTGGCAGGTCCAATTCTTCTGATTTTTCACCAATTGACAGGCCCATTCCATCTGCATATTCTTGCAAATTTAGACCAGCATACAAGTTGCTATAATTGCATGCAAAGCCCAGTTCCTCTGCATATGCATTGATTGGCAGGTCCAATTCTTCTGATTTTTCACCAATTGGCAGGCCGAATTTATCATTGAGAGCTTGCAAATTAAAACCGGCACACAACTTGCTACAATTGCATGCAAAGCCCAATTCATTGATTAGTACTTGTGAATTATTAATTGACATATATTGCCATTTAGATATACAACCAACAAACACAGAGAACGCCACCACTAATAGCTGAATCATGATTTTGGAGCAAGGCCTTCGCTCCATTCCTCTGTATTTCGGGGTGGCCATTCTTCTCAGTTGGGCTTCTTCAAAAACACCCAAAATCACAATGCAAGAACGCACAGAGATAACACTGCAAAAGATCAAGAACGCAATGCACAAGATCA is a genomic window of Cryptomeria japonica chromosome 7, Sugi_1.0, whole genome shotgun sequence containing:
- the LOC131030376 gene encoding uncharacterized protein LOC131030376 isoform X2, translating into MCVLALVHCCLCALLILCIAFLIFCSVISVRSCIVILGVFEEAQLRRMATPKYRGMERRPCSKIMIQLLVVAFSVFVGCISKWQYMSINNSQVLINELGFACNCSKLCAGFNLQALNDKFGLPIGEKSEELDLPINAYAEELGFACNYSNLYAGLNLQEYADGMGLSIGEKSEELDLPINAYAEELGFAYTPSNLYAGLNLQEYADGMGLSIGENSEELDLPINAYAEELGFAYTPSNLYAGLNLQEYADGMGLSIGEKSEELDLPINAYAEELGFAYTPSNLYAGLNFQEYADGMGLSIGENSEELDLPINEYADELGFAYNPSNLYAGLNLQEYADGMGLSIGENSEELDLPINAYADELGFPYNPSNLYAGLNLQEYADGMGLSIGENSEELDLRINAYAEELGFASNPTNLYAGLNLQEYADGMGLSIGEKSEDLDLPINAYAEELGFACNPSNLYAGLNMQEYADGMGLSIGENKKELDLPINAYAEELGFACNPSNMHAGLNMQEYADGMGLSISENSEELDLPINAYAEELDLPINAYAEELGFAYNPSNLYAGLNLQEYADGMDLSIGENSEELDLPINAYAEELGFASNPSNLYAGLNLQEYGDGMGPSIGENSEELDLPINAYAEELGFAYNPSNLYAGLNFQEYADGMGLSIGENSEELDLPINAYADELGFACNYSNLYAVLNFQEYADEIGLSIGENSEELDLPMNAYADKLGFTCNSSNLYAGLNLPQSLSEYADGFGLPIGGNSKEMELPINAYADELGLLISRHSEESRLPINENTEEVSVLIGLSVTSEEKKTKEWVLDVFLGRDSKHLGAVCPLALVCAVTGAFFCTAVVVINWSKKRATYPSTKSSLEFRKEIQTKTNEHTQQRPFQKDVDKKQLKEIPIRRSDRISNRKKSDCALYKQDVERKQLNAIPLRRSERIRNLTKSDCARTHRQHA
- the LOC131030376 gene encoding uncharacterized protein LOC131030376 isoform X1, which translates into the protein MCVLALVHCCLCALLILCIAFLIFCSVISVRSCIVILGVFEEAQLRRMATPKYRGMERRPCSKIMIQLLVVAFSVFVGCISKWQYMSINNSQVLINELGFACNCSKLCAGFNLQALNDKFGLPIGEKSEELDLPINAYAEELGFACNYSNLYAGLNLQEYADGMGLSIGEKSEELDLPINAYAEELGFAYTPSNLYAGLNLQEYADGMGLSIGENSEELDLPINAYAEELGFAYTPSNLYAGLNLQEYADGMGLSIGEKSEELDLPINAYAEELGFAYTPSNLYAGLNFQEYADGMGLSIGENSEELDLPINEYADELGFAYNPSNLYAGLNLQEYADGMGLSIGENSEELDLPINAYADELGFPYNPSNLYAGLNLQEYADGMGLSIGENSEELDLRINAYAEELGFASNPTNLYAGLNLQEYADGMGLSIGEKSEDLDLPINAYAEELGFACNPSNLYAGLNMQEYADGMGLSIGENKKELDLPINAYAEELGFACNPSNMHAGLNMQEYADGMGLSISENSEELDLPINAYAEELDLPINAYAEELGFAYNPSNLYAGLNLQEYADGMDLSIGENSEELDLPINAYAEELGFASNPSNLYAGLNLQEYGDGMGPSIGENSEELDLPINAYAEELGFAYNPSNLYAGLNFQEYADGMGLSIGENSEELDLPINAYADELGFACNYSNLYAVLNFQEYADEIGLSIGENSEELDLPMNAYADKLGFTCNSSNLYAGLNLPQSLSEYADGFGLPIGGNSKEMELPINAYADELGLLISRHSEESRLPINENTEEVSVLIGLSVTSEEKKTKEWVLDVFLGRDSKHLGAVCPLALVCAVTGAFFCTAVVVINWSKKRATYPSTKSSLEFRKEIQTKTNEHTQQRPFQKVILDNAEESYSRKDVDKKQLKEIPIRRSDRISNRKKSDCALYKQDVERKQLNAIPLRRSERIRNLTKSDCARTHRQHA